Proteins encoded together in one Saccharomyces kudriavzevii IFO 1802 strain IFO1802 genome assembly, chromosome: 1 window:
- the AIM2 gene encoding protein AIM2 (similar to Saccharomyces cerevisiae AIM2 (YAL049C); ancestral locus Anc_7.18), giving the protein MASHQPGKCCFEGVYHEGSPRGYHEEIFGLDTYVTGTASPKDKVIVIMTDVYGNRFNNVLLTADQFADAGYKVFIPDILFSNAISSDKPIDRNAWFQKHSPEVTKKIVDGFMKLLNLEFDPKFIGVVGYCFGAKFAIQHINPKGGLANAAAIAHPSFISIEEIEAIGSEKPLLISAAEEDHIFPADLRHLTEEKLKDIHAIYQLDLFSGVAHGFAARGDISNPAVKYAKRKVLLDQIYWFDHFSKV; this is encoded by the coding sequence ATGGCATCCCATCAACCCGGCAAGTGTTGCTTCGAAGGTGTTTATCATGAGGGGTCTCCCAGGGGTTAtcatgaagaaattttcgGTTTAGATACGTACGTAACAGGGACTGCGTCACCGAAGGATAaagttattgttattatgACAGATGTGTATGGTAACAGGTTCAATAACGTTCTACTAACAGCCGATCAGTTTGCAGATGCTGGGTACAAGGTCTTTATTCCCGATATCCTATTTAGTAATGCTATATCATCAGATAAACCAATTGATCGCAACGCCTGGTTTCAAAAGCACTCTCCTGAGGTCACCAAGAAAATTGTTGATGGATTCATGAAGCTGCTAAACCTTGAATTCGATCCGAAGTTTATTGGTGTTGTTGGTTATTGTTTTGGTGCCAAATTTGCCATTCAACACATTAATCCCAAGGGAGGTCTTGCCAATGCCGCAGCTATTGCGCATCCCTCTTTTATTAGCATCGAAGAAATTGAGGCGATTGGTAGCGAGAAACCACTATTGATTTCAGCGGCTGAAGAAGACCATATTTTTCCAGCGGACTTGAGGCACTTgactgaagaaaaactaaagGATATCCATGCTATTTATCAATTGGACCTCTTCAGTGGTGTCGCCCACGGATTTGCTGCAAGAGGTGATATCTCCAATCCAGCTGTAAAATATGCGAAGAGGAAGGTCTTGCTTGATCAAATTTATTGGTTCgaccatttttcaaaggtttga
- the GEM1 gene encoding ERMES complex Ca(2+)-binding regulatory GTPase GEM1 (similar to Saccharomyces cerevisiae GEM1 (YAL048C); ancestral locus Anc_7.19) translates to MTKETIRVVICGDEGVGKSSLVVSLTKAEFMPTIQDVLPPISIPRDFSSLPSYSPRNTVLIDTSDSDLIVLDHELKSADVIWLVYCDHESYDHVSLFWLPHFRSLGLNIPVILCKNKCDSISDANANAMMAPANSDDIDTKVEDEEFIPILMEFKEIDTCIKTSAKTQFDLNQAFYLCQRAITHPISPLFDAMIGELKPLAVMALKRIFLLSDLNQDSYLDDGEILGLQKKCFNKSIDVNELNFIKDLLSDISKHDQQYANRKLYVAGKGITKDGFLVLNKIYAERGRHETMWAILRTFHYTDSLCINDKILHPRLVVPDTSSVELSPKGYRFLVDIFLKFDTDNDGGLNNQELHRLFKCTPGLPESWTSTNFPFSTVVNNKSCITLQGWLAQWSMTTFLNYSTTTAYLVYFGFQEDARLALQVTKPRKMRRRSGKLYRSIVNDRKVFNCFVIGKPCCGKSSLLEAFLGRSFSEEYSPTIKPRIAVNSLELKGGKQYYLILQELGEQEYAILENKDKLKECDVICLTYDSSDPESFSYLVSLLDKFAHLQDLPLVFVASKADLDKQQQRCHVQPDELADELFVNHPLHISSRWLSSLNELFIKITEAALDPGKNTPGLPEEAATKDVDYRQTALILGSTVGFIALCSFTLMKLFKPSKFHK, encoded by the coding sequence ATGactaaagaaacaatccGAGTGGTGATTTGCGGAGATGAAGGGGTTGGGAAATCCAGTCTGGTCGTGTCCCTAACAAAAGCTGAGTTCATGCCAACTATACAAGATGTCTTGCCCCCCATTAGTATTCCAAGAGATTTTTCGTCATTGCCTTCATATTCCCCAAGGAACACAGTACTCATAGACACGTCTGATTCAGACCTCATAGTCTTGGATCATGAACTGAAATCTGCTGATGTAATTTGGCTTGTGTATTGCGATCACGAATCCTACGACCATGTTTCCCTTTTCTGGTTACCTCATTTCAGATCCTTGGGTTTAAACATCCCTGTCATTCTGTGCAAAAACAAGTGTGATTCCATATCGGATGCCAATGCCAATGCAATGATGGCGCCAGCCAATAGCGACGATATTGATACCAAAgtggaagatgaagaatttattCCAATTTTAATGGAATTTAAGGAAATTGATACCTGCATTAAAACAAGTGCCAAGACTCAATTTGATCTCAACCAGGCCTTTTATCTCTGCCAAAGGGCTATAACCCATCCAATTTCGCCCTTGTTCGATGCCATGATAGGTGAATTGAAACCATTGGCTGTCATGGCTCTGAAAAGAATTTTCCTCTTGAGTGATTTGAACCAGGATTCATATTTGGATGACGGCGAGATCCTGggtttgcaaaaaaaatgcttcaATAAAAGTATTGATGTCAACGAATtaaattttatcaaagatttgCTTTCTGATATTTCTAAGCACGATCAACAGTACGCCAACCGTAAATTGTACGTGGCGGGAAAGGGCATCACCAAGGATGGGTTTCTTGTACTGAATAAAATATACGCGGAACGAGGAAGACATGAGACTATGTGGGCTATACTAAGGACCTTCCATTACACGGATTCCTTGTGTATTAATGATAAAATTCTTCACCCGAGACTCGTTGTTCCTGACACTTCCAGTGTGGAACTAAGCCCCAAAGGGTACAGATTTCTTGTAGATATTTTCCTAAAGTTTGATACCGATAATGATGGTGGTTTGAATAATCAAGAATTACATCGTCTCTTCAAGTGCACACCGGGACTACCTGAATCGTGGacttcaacaaatttcCCCTTCTCCACCGTGGTGAACAATAAGAGCTGCATCACGTTACAAGGTTGGTTGGCACAATGGAGCATGACAACCTTCTTGAACTATAGTACGACCACCGCATACCTAGTGTATTTTGGCTTCCAGGAAGATGCAAGGCTGGCTTTACAAGTGACCAAGCCAAGGAAAATGAGACGCCGTTCGGGAAAACTTTATAGATCCATTGTCAACGACAGGAAAGTGTTCAATTGCTTTGTTATTGGGAAGCCTTGTTGCGGCAAAAGTTCTTTACTGGAAGCCTTCCTGGGCAGATCGTTCTCAGAGGAGTATTCTCCAACGATCAAGCCAAGAATTGCCGTCAACAGCTTGGAATTAAAAGGTGGGAAGCAGTACTATTTGATTTTGCAAGAACTGGGTGAGCAAGAGTATGCCATACTAGAGAACAAGGATAAATTAAAGGAATGTGACGTGATATGCCTGACTTACGACTCCAGCGACCCAGAATCGTTCTCTTACTTGGTTTCCCTTCTGGACAAATTCGCCCATTTACAAGATCTTCCCTTAGTATTTGTAGCCTCTAAGGCAGACCTAGACAAACAGCAACAACGATGTCATGTCCAACCTGATGAACTAGCAGATGAGCTCTTTGTGAACCACCCATTGCACATATCCTCGAGGTGGCTAAGTTCACTGAACGAACTGTTCATAAAAATCACAGAAGCTGCTCTAGATCCAGGTAAAAACACCCCAGGATTACCGGAAGAAGCCGCGACAAAAGATGTCGATTACAGGCAAACAGCTCTGATTCTTGGGTCTACTGTCGGTTTCATAGCACTCTGCTCTTTTACGCTGATGAAACTGTTCAAGCCATCAAAGTTTCACAAATAA
- the SPC72 gene encoding gamma-tubulin complex subunit SPC72 (similar to Saccharomyces cerevisiae SPC72 (YAL047C); ancestral locus Anc_7.21) yields the protein MEKVSKEQNTNHSLMVHRRVIGGRRLHSNDNNDDDDDDSEFTNSMDSGMSIPSFRDSVTTRSSHNDPLKPVMVNDPNRVKSLEKELTSAKIKIQVLYEYIRKVSNKDSNSPSMTTDTEFKNSLIEDLNAQINELKQALEAREVEYQDTLQFVQENLENSESIVSTINHILSFILTHFDDQGGNAHVLDNGERENLDETLKLSSDYVLEKMDTLSKFIIKFLQSFLHPKAQAQPEEVEERIRSLAQSSPARIRFQSQDSSTSKRHDVDDRRQDESNAEINNIETENVMANSTSLPILNSESRFEKTLDTQLEIVIENLHKEYDQFINSIRLKFEKSQKLEKLIASKLKEQSHLLNSLDLKENSNTTIEKQDLLISQLKKKIESQLVMKDEFENLRKNFSKMEQNEKVLTKELETLTKINKSKEDNWDGYINDLEKQLNDLQIGKSEEFQIVQSQLDKLDLENYQLKNQLNNLDGKNLILSQYETNFIKFNQNLLLHLNSVFRILQKILQESSIVQFDRKIKSIKSAPNALKNLNVIQPKLESLYTFIETALESIIDSYMSSLIAMESPEQQQQQRNEVTATSNKELSLRIEELQRRWISERERRKLDANASEARIRALEQENEALRLKLFNLSVNNS from the coding sequence ATGGAAAAGGTAAGCAAAGAACAAAACACAAATCATAGCCTCATGGTGCATCGGAGGGTCATTGGTGGCAGACGTCTGCACAGTAATGATAACaatgacgacgacgacgacgacaGCGAGTTCACAAACTCGATGGATTCCGGAATGTCTATCCCATCGTTTAGGGACTCTGTGACCACTAGGTCATCTCACAACGATCCCTTGAAGCCCGTCATGGTTAACGACCCCAACAGGGTCAAGAGTTTGGAGAAGGAGCTGACCAGTGCCAAAATTAAGATCCAAGTTCTCTATGAATACATTCGCAAAGTATCTAACAAGGATTCCAATTCACCATCGATGACCACCGACACCGAGTTTAAAAATTCCTTGATCGAGGACCTGAATGCGCAAATAAATGAGTTAAAGCAAGCTCTAGAGGCAAGGGAGGTCGAGTACCAAGATACGCTGCAATTCGTgcaagaaaatttggaaaattctGAGAGCATTGTCAGTACCATCAATCACATACTGTCCTTCATATTGACTCATTTTGATGACCAAGGCGGAAATGCACATGTTTTGGATAATGGAGAGAGGGAGAATTTGGACGAAACATTGAAATTGAGCTCAGATTATGTACTTGAGAAGATGGATACTTTATCCAAATTCATTATCAAGTTCTTGCAGAGCTTTTTGCATCCGAAAGCTCAAGCGCAACCAGAAGAGGTCGAAGAGAGAATTCGCTCCTTAGCTCAATCTTCACCTGCAAGAATACGGTTCCAAAGCCAGGACTCATCAACAAGTAAGCGACATGATGTTGATGATCGACGCCAGGATGAGAGTAATGCTGAAATTAACAACATTGAAACAGAAAATGTGATGGCCAACAGTACTTCTTTACCCATTTTGAATAGCGAGTCCCGTTTCGAGAAGACTCTCGATACTCAATTGGAAATTgtcattgaaaatttgcACAAGGAATATGACCAGTTTATAAATTCCATAAGATtaaagtttgaaaaatcacaAAAGCTAGAAAAGCTAATAGCATCTAAGCTGAAAGAACAATCTCATCTGCTTAATTCCttagatttgaaagaaaattctaaTACCACCATAGAAAAGCAAGATCTTTTGATATCtcagttgaaaaaaaagattgaaTCACAGCTTGTAATGAAagatgaatttgaaaatttgaggaaaaatttcagtaAAATGGAacagaatgaaaaagtacTAACCAAAGAACTGGAAACTTTGacaaaaatcaataaaTCAAAGGAAGATAATTGGGATGGCTACATAAATGACTTAGAAAAGCAACTCAACGATCTTCAAATCGGTAAATCTGAGGAGTTCCAAATAGTACAAAGCCAATTAGATAAACTGGATTTagaaaattatcaattgaagaatcaattgaataatttggacggcaaaaatttgatactATCGCAGTATGAAActaatttcatcaaatttaatCAGAATCTCTTACTGCACCTCAACAGCGTTTTCCGCATCCTACAGAAAATCTTACAAGAAAGCTCTATAGTCCAATTTGAcaggaaaataaaatcaatTAAATCAGCACCAAATgcgttgaaaaatttgaatgtGATTCAGCCAAAACTTGAATCACTGTACACTTTTATAGAGACTGCCCTAGAGTCCATAATAGATTCGTATATGTCTTCATTAATTGCCATGGAATCTCCggaacagcagcaacaacaaagGAATGAAGTAACTGCAACCTCGAACAAAGAATTGAGTTTACGAATAGAGGAATTACAAAGAAGATGGATTTCCGAAAGAGAAAGACGGAAACTAGATGCAAACGCTTCAGAGGCCCGAATCAGAGCTttagaacaagaaaatgaggcGCTAAGGttaaaacttttcaatttatcaGTCAATAATTCTTAA
- the BOL3 gene encoding Bol3p (similar to Saccharomyces cerevisiae AIM1 (YAL046C); ancestral locus Anc_7.23), whose protein sequence is MLRSRLVKSTYWSRVLAGPRLWYSTQMAMTREEKMITDKLQLELEPEVCRVQDVSGGCGSMFAISVTSKKFNGLSLIKQHQLVNRILKDDISRWHGLQLTTRKPSAKDSTPS, encoded by the coding sequence ATGCTACGCTCTAGATTGGTAAAAAGTACGTATTGGTCACGGGTCCTGGCGGGTCCCAGACTCTGGTACTCCACACAGATGGCAATGACCCGAGAAGAGAAGATGATCACGGATAAACTACAACTGGAACTGGAGCCTGAAGTGTGTAGAGTGCAAGACGTTTCCGGTGGCTGCGGATCCATGTTTGCCATCAGCGTAACAAGCAAGAAGTTCAATGGGCTGAGTCTCATCAAGCAACACCAACTGGTGAACCGGATCCTGAAAGACGATATTTCCAGATGGCATGGCCTGCAACTAACCACTAGGAAGCCAAGTGCGAAGGATTCGACACCGTCATGA
- the BOL1 gene encoding Bol1p (similar to Saccharomyces cerevisiae YAL044W-A; ancestral locus Anc_7.24) has product MFRRAMSTEGPMAQAILKRLERGFPDYKNFAFGLYNDSYKHKGHAGMQGNASAETHFRIEMISKKFEGLKLPQRHRMVYSLLQDEMAQTNGIHALQLSLKTPQEYGSKAK; this is encoded by the coding sequence aTGTTCAGGCGAGCAATGAGCACGGAGGGTCCCATGGCACAAGCCATCCTGAAGAGACTGGAACGTGGGTTTCCAGACTACAAGAACTTTGCGTTTGGACTATACAACGACTCGTACAAGCACAAGGGCCATGCTGGCATGCAGGGGAATGCCTCTGCAGAAACCCACTTCCGCATTGAGATGATCAGCAAGAAGTTCGAAGGCTTGAAGCTACCACAACGCCACCGCATGGTTTACTCCCTCCTGCAAGACGAGATGGCGCAGACGAACGGCATCCATGCCCTGCAATTGTCACTGAAGACCCCACAGGAGTATGGGTCCAAGGCAAAATAG
- the GCV3 gene encoding glycine decarboxylase subunit H (similar to Saccharomyces cerevisiae GCV3 (YAL044C); ancestral locus Anc_7.25): MLRTTRLWSNRMPAVGKLFLRNSSSNALNKNKLPFLHSSQGPQAVRYTAQHEWIAVHQDKTAFVGITKYATDALGDATYVELPEVGTEIAQGESLGSIESVKSSSEIYQPADGTVEEINTHLEENPGVVNEDPMGDGWLVKMKLGENVNVEQVEGLMSLEQYEKTLVHDD, encoded by the coding sequence ATGCTACGCACTACTAGACTATGGAGCAACCGCATGCCCGCCGTGGGGAAGCTGTTTTTGAGAAACAGCTCCAGCAATGCCctgaacaagaacaagttGCCCTTTTTGCACTCATCCCAGGGGCCTCAGGCTGTGAGATACACTGCCCAACATGAGTGGATAGCTGTGCACCAGGACAAGACAGCCTTTGTCGGAATCACAAAGTACGCAACAGACGCCCTGGGGGACGCTACCTACGTTGAGCTGCCAGAGGTGGGCACCGAGATCGCCCAAGGTGAGTCGCTAGGGTCCATCGAGTCCGTCAAGTCGTCCTCTGAGATATACCAGCCTGCTGACGGTACTGTAGAGGAGATTAACACTCATCTCGAGGAGAATCCAGGCGTGGTGAACGAAGATCCCATGGGTGATGGCTGGCTGGTCAAGATGAAACTGGGCGAGAACGTCAATGTGGAACAGGTCGAAGGCCTGATGTCCCTAGAGCAGTACGAAAAGACACTGGTCCATGACGACTGA
- the PTA1 gene encoding RNA-processing protein PTA1 (similar to Saccharomyces cerevisiae PTA1 (YAL043C); ancestral locus Anc_7.28), giving the protein MSSAEMDQLLQAKTLAMHNNPTEMLPKVLETTASMYHNGNLSKLRLPLAKFFTQLVLDVVSVDSPIANTERPFIAVQYLPLLLAMAQSTADVLVYKNVVLIMCASYPLVLDLVAKTSNQEMFDQLCALKGFVLSHWRTAYPSRAAAIDDESDVEQWLVQIDQNIGVKLATIKFMSEVVLVQTKSSSGNEINSSTIPDNHPVLNRSALESEAKRLLDVLLNYLTEEQYMISPVFIGIINSLAFVIKKRPQTTMRILSGLLRFNVDGKYPLEGKSDLNYRLSKRFVERAYKNFVQFGLKNQIITKSLSSGSGSSIYSKLTKISQTLHVIGEETKSKGILNFDPSKGNSKKTLPKQDKLKYISMWKRQLSALQSTVGVAQKAAPPVPATTPADSTENMLDQLKILQKYTLNKASHQGNTFFNSSPKPISNTYSSVYSLMNSSNSNQDVTQLPNDILVRLSTEAILQMDTARLITGLSIVASRYTDLMNTYANSVPSSSSSKRKSDDDDDDDNNNDDDGDDDDPMDGSKKIKIQAEDIGAEPEEPEDDDRMQKMLQQEEIAQENAGDANQPNPATKEVAPPFEPESLTQDEKLKYLTRLTTKLFELSSRLDTTPVKSPSSSPILLDDDDSSSWLHVLIRLVTRGIAAQEASDLVREELLNFFVQDFEQRVSLIIEWLNEEWFFQTSLRQDPTNYNNWSLRILESLGPFLENKHRRFFIRLMSELPSLHCGHLDALKPICLDPARSSLGFQTLKFLIMFRPPVQGIVRDLLYQLKQEDEGLHKQCDSLLDRLQ; this is encoded by the coding sequence ATGTCATCAGCCGAGATGGACCAGCTGCTACAGGCCAAGACGTTGGCCATGCACAATAACCCGACGGAAATGCTGCCCAAGGTCCTCGAGACCACGGCGTCCATGTATCACAACGGCAACCTCAGCAAGCTGAGGTTGCCCCTAGCCAAGTTCTTCACACAGTTGGTTCTGGACGTGGTGTCCGTGGATTCGCCGATCGCAAACACGGAGAGACCGTTCATTGCGGTGCAATACCTTCCACTGCTGCTTGCCATGGCGCAGTCCACCGCGGACGTGCTGGTGTACAAGAACGTCGTACTCATTATGTGTGCCTCGTATCCACTGGTGCTGGATTTGGTTGCCAAGACTTCCAACCAGGAGATGTTTGATCAGCTGTGTGCGCTGAAGGGGTTCGTGCTTTCGCACTGGAGAACCGCGTACCCTTCACGTGCTGCCGCGATTGACGACGAGAGCGATGTCGAACAGTGGCTGGTGCAGATCGACCAGAACATAGGTGTGAAACTAGCCACCATCAAATTCATGTCCGAGGTCGTGCTGGTGCAGACCAAGTCCTCCAGCGGCAACGAGATCAACTCATCTACCATTCCCGACAATCACCCGGTGTTGAACAGGTCAGCCCTGGAGAGCGAGGCCAAGAGGCTTCTGGACGTGCTGTTGAACTACCTCACTGAGGAGCAGTACATGATCTCGCCCGTTTTCATTGGCATCATCAACTCTTTAGCCTTCgtcatcaagaaaagacCGCAGACGACAATGAGGATTCTTTCCGGGCTCTTGCGTTTCAACGTGGACGGCAAATACCCGCTAGAGGGCAAGTCAGATCTGAACTATAGGCTGTCCAAGAGATTTGTTGAAAGAGCGTACAAGAATTTCGTGCAATTCGGGCTGAAAAACCAAATTATCACCAAGTCCCTGTCATCCGGATCGGGCTCGTCGATCTATTCCAAGCTGACCAAGATCTCCCAGACATTACACGTGATTGGCGAGGAAACCAAGAGCAAGGGAATCCTAAACTTCGATCCGTCCAAGGGCAACAGCAAGAAGACATTGCCCAAGCAAGACAAACTGAAGTACATTTCGATGTGGAAAAGACAACTATCCGCACTACAGTCCACCGTGGGCGTGGCCCAGAAGGCTGCTCCGCCCGTTCCTGCTACTACACCAGCGGACTCCACTGAGAACATGCTTGATCAATTAAAAATCTTGCAGAAATACACCCTCAACAAGGCTTCACATCAGGGCAATACTTTCTTCAACAGCTCACCCAAGCCGATCAGCAACACTTACTCGTCGGTATACTCGCTCATGAACAGTTCAAACTCCAACCAAGATGTGACCCAGCTGCCCAATGACATACTGGTCAGGCTGTCCACGGAGGCCATCTTGCAAATGGACACCGCACGGCTGATTACAGGGCTGTCCATCGTCGCTTCGAGGTACACGGACTTGATGAACACATATGCCAATTCCGTACCGTCCTCGTCGTCATCGAAGAGGAAGTcagacgatgatgacgacgacgatAACAATAACGACGACGATGGAGACGACGACGACCCAATGGACGGTagcaagaaaatcaaaatacaGGCGGAAGACATAGGTGCGGAGCCTGAAGAACCAGAAGACGACGACCGAATGCAGAAGATGCTGCAACAGGAGGAAATCGCCCAAGAGAACGCAGGTGACGCCAACCAACCCAACCCGGCTACGAAGGAGGTCGCACCGCCTTTTGAGCCCGAATCCTTGACACAGGACGAAAAGCTAAAGTATCTAACGAGGCTGACCACGAAACTGTTTGAACTGTCCAGCCGCCTGGACACCACCCCGGTGAAGTCTCCATCCTCGTCCCCCATACTGCTGGACGACGACGACTCTTCCTCGTGGCTGCACGTCCTGATAAGACTAGTGACGAGAGGCATTGCAGCACAAGAAGCCAGTGATCTAGTCCGTGAGGAACTGCTCAACTTTTTCGTCCAGGACTTCGAACAACGGGTCAGTCTGATCATCGAATGGCTCAACGAAGAATGGTTCTTCCAAACTTCACTGCGCCAAGACCCAACCAACTACAACAACTGGTCCTTGAGAATTCTCGAGTCGCTGGGGCCATTCCttgaaaacaaacacaGACGATTCTTCATCAGACTCATGAGCGAATTGCCCAGCCTTCACTGCGGCCACCTCGACGCCCTGAAACCCATATGCCTGGACCCGGCAAGAAGCTCTCTCGGATTCCAAACGCTCAAGTTTCTGATCATGTTCAGACCTCCAGTGCAGGGCATTGTCCGCGACCTGCTGTACCAGCTCAAGCAAGAAGACGAGGGCCTACACAAACAATGCGATTCTCTGCTTGACAGACTACAATGA
- the ERV46 gene encoding retrograde cargo receptor ERV46 (similar to Saccharomyces cerevisiae ERV46 (YAL042W); ancestral locus Anc_7.31): MKKSTLLSLDAFAKTEEDVRVRTKAGGLITLSCILTTLFLLVNEWRQFNSVVTRPQLVVDRDRHAKLELNIDVTFPSMPCDLVNLDIMDDSGEMQLDILDAGFTMTRLDKEGRPVGDAAELQVGGDGDGVAPVNDDPNYCGPCYGARDQTQNENLAQADKVCCQDCDAVRSAYLDAGWAFFDGKNIEQCEREGYVSKINEHLHEGCRIEGSAQINRIQGNIHFAPGRPFQNANGHFHDVSLYEKTPDLNFNHMINHLSFGKPIESRNKLLENDDRHGGAVIATSPLDGRKVFPERTTHSHLFSYFAKIVPTRYEYLDDVVIETAQFSATYHSRPLRGGRDQDHPNTFHARGGIPGLFVFFEMSPLKVINKEQHGQTWSGFILNCITSIGGVLAVGTVMDKLFYKAQRSIWGKKSQ; this comes from the coding sequence ATGAAGAAGTCCACGTTGCTGTCGCTGGACGCTTTCGCCAAGACGGAAGAGGACGTACGAGTGCGCACCAAGGCTGGTGGGCTGATCACTCTATCGTGTATTCTGACCACGCTGTTTCTGCTGGTGAACGAGTGGAGGCAGTTCAATTCTGTGGTGACAAGGCCACAACTGGTGGTGGACCGTGACCGCCACGCCAAGCTGGAGCTGAACATTGACGTGACTTTCCCCTCGATGCCGTGCGACCTAGTGAACCTCGACATTATGGACGACTCCGGGGAGATGCAACTGGATATCCTTGACGCTGGGTTCACGATGACCAGGCTGGATAAAGAGGGACGCCCCGTGGGAGATGCTGCTGAGTTACAAGTGGGGGGGGACGGTGACGGTGTTGCGCCAGTGAATGACGACCCCAACTACTGTGGGCCTTGTTACGGTGCCAGAGATCAGACACAGAACGAGAATCTGGCACAGGCAGACAAAGTTTGCTGTCAAGACTGTGATGCAGTGAGATCCGCGTACTTGGACGCAGGCTGGGCATTCTTTGACGGGAAGAACATCGAGCAATGTGAAAGGGAGGGCTACGTGAGCAAGATCAACGAGCACTTGCACGAAGGTTGCCGGATCGAAGGGTCTGCTCAGATCAACAGGATTCAGGGGAACATTCACTTCGCTCCCGGAAGACCTTTCCAGAACGCTAATGGTCACTTCCATGACGTTTCTCTGTACGAAAAGACGCCAGATCTGAACTTCAACCACATGATCAACCACCTAAGTTTCGGGAAGCCAATCGAGTCGCGCAATAAGCTGCTGGAGAACGATGACCGCCACGGCGGTGCCGTGATTGCCACTTCTCCCTTGGATGGGCGCAAGGTGTTCCCGGAGAGGACCACGCATTCCCACCTGTTCTCCTACTTTGCCAAGATTGTCCCCACCAGATACGAGTATTTGGACGACGTGGTCATCGAGACAGCACAATTCAGTGCCACCTATCACTCTCGGCCTCTCAGGGGTGGGAGAGACCAGGACCATCCAAACACGTTCCATGCCAGGGGCGGTATTCCGGGCCTGTTCGTGTTCTTCGAGATGTCGCCGCTGAAAGTCATCAATAAGGAACAGCACGGCCAAACCTGGTCCGGCTTCATCCTGAACTGTATCACCAGCATCGGTGGTGTCCTAGCTGTGGGCACCGTCATGGACAAGCTGTTCTACAAGGCGCAAAGATCCATCTGGGGTAAGAAGAGCCAATAG